The window TCCCTTagtcttcaggaactggtgaaaatgcacataggcaagataAGATATTCCCGGGGTGGGGGCTCCTCAACGATTCATCCCTGGGCCATTCTCAGCTTAAATCTGCCAactgtttaccttgtctttagcatgtcatacagtctataagccctgggccattctcaacttaaatctgACAATTGTTTACCTTATCTTTAACATGttgtacagtctataaaagctaaggttgccttttgttcagggctcagactttcaaggTGACTCGGCTGAGCCCCATccacatgagctaataaatcacttgcttcctgaaactgcagacccttagtctcagcctgctcTAATTTTGcagaacattcctggaggcctgtggccttgATCCTGATTTTTGCGCTACATTATTAACTAAGGTGCAGTGTCTGCAGTGTCTATTTCAGCTGAGGTCTCAGGAATAAGAAGAAACAGTACTTCAGAACCATGTCCAAATTCCACAAAAATGGTCAGACTTAGGCAGTACTTTTAATGGAATTGGATTGACAACTGCTTTTATGATtgaatcagaaatattttatccTGTCAGCCAGAATAAGATATGCTATGTaagaaaagatgcaaaaatccccaggTTTAAAACTACAAGTATTTATTTCATCCTCATTATGTGTTTATTAAGTTCATTAAATGTCTACTAAGTATAGCTAGGGGCTCTGCCACATCTCTTTTCTCAGGATCACAGACTGACAGAAATACAACAATTCCTAATGTGGCTAGGGGTTGTAGCAGAGGGTAAGAGAAACCTTGGATGATTCTTGCATTGGCAGTTGAATATTCTGGCTGGGAACAAACACAGGCCATTTTTATTCACACCTACTTGGCTAAAAGTAGACATAGACTCCACCCAGCTTTAAAGGTTGTGTGTCCTGAGGACAGGGGAAGTAGTTACAAGCCCCATGGGGAACTGTGCTCCATGGAGAACAATATGACTGCCTACCATGCTAGCCCTTAGTTGATTATCAAATTCAGATTGAGAAATAGGAGAGATGagatttgaaaatgaaaggaagatttCTTTGGCACAGATTTTATTGTGCATTTTTCCTCTTCACCTCAAGTGaagaaaaagccattccatgagATGACTTAGAGAACCTGGTGAGTGTTGCTGGAAGTTTGGGGAATAGAGTGAACTGATCTCATAATACTTACCTACAAATGCATGAATGTGAGAGACTGAGCAGTTATTAGCTGCACAGTAGACTTGGACTTGAACTTCTCCCTTCACATGATTCAGTGTTTTACACTCAGAACTTCAGAAATTGCATGGATCAAGCAACAAACATGGATGAACAGGTCCAAGgtggagaaatgaagacatttacaACACTTATATCACCTCAGCAGCATCTCCATTTTGAAAGGGTTCAAACTGGGGAGCAGATCATCTTTAGCTATAAATGAACTCATCCTGTAGTGGATATTTGTATTATTGATAAGTGAAAATTGTATTACTTGAAGTGGGCATTTTGACCATTTGAAAATGATCAGAGCAGAAAAATTATAATACATCATAAAGATATAGCATGAGGAAATGCAAGCAGAAAAAGAGTTGTCCTGTGTTATGGGCAAAATATGTCAAATAATAaagttccttctttccttttaataCAACACCATGGGTAGTCTTACTCTTAACATGTAGATAGATGAGCCTGCAGTGAGCTTTCTAGGTGCCACTCACTCCACCATCTGTGTCTCAAGTTCTACCTCACCTATGTCTCTCCACCCTGTGCAGTTAGTACTCATATTCCATTAACTCTAGATTTGGAAACTTTATCTTCAAGAGGGCAATAACTTGATCTGGGATTTAGAACATTGTTTGGCCTTCCTTTAGAATCCAGGGCCGTATAAAATACAAGGAACTCTCCTAGAACCCCTAGGTAATTCCAAACTCATTAGCAACTGATGAAGATCCCTTCATATTTCAGTCCTTATTTGCTCTTTTGAGCTTTGTCCAGTTATTCTAAGGATGATCTTTATCTCTTAACTATAAAACAGAACTTGGATTTTCTTTAGTATCCCTTTGTTTCATGCATTAACTAACTAACACATGGAAAATGGCATTGACTTGCAGAGGAGGAAGAGGTTTTATTAGCTCCCCATGACACATCATGAAAGAGGTGAGATTTAAGCAGGACTTTAAGAAGTACACATGATGTAAGGTGGATAggtttaataaaaagaaaaaatttgaaattgcTGGACATGTAAATATTATTGAAACATTGAGTGACTGAGGGCATGTTGTGAAATCTGAGAGATCAATTAGATCATGGTGGTTGAGAAGATGTAAATGTAGCATGTATTCTTAAGTAAGCAGAACCATTTTATACTATAATGGCATAGACATATTTGAAAGTTAAATCTTGTGGAATAATCAATTATcatgtgaaaaaaacaagaaataaaacaaaaagaacattaCATTTGCAGACATTAGATTAGGCTATATAGAATTAAATGAACCCTTTCCTAtttctgtcaaactttagggacacctaaatcaataggccaagtccttgattttgaggtttactcttgtgaagcttgtgtaggtagcagagaagtttagacttcctataggtatgcctaagagttacctctggaggacctcttttgttgctcagatatggtctctctctctctccctaaatccaactctgaaagtgaaatcattggccTCCcctcttatgtgggacatgatatgacaggggtgaaagtctccatggcagcatgggagataactcccagggatgtgtcTGGCCCTGACATtttgggatcaacaactccatcctgaccaaaagggggaaaagaagtgtaattaatgaaagtatcagtggcagagagagttcaaatagagtcaagagcttCTCTGGttgttacttttatgcaagccaaaccccaaccaggactgttccagccaatcctaaagaatactagggcaatatataagattccacaagggttccatgcactagagtaactttccagaaacctacaacctccagatgggaccctggatcagataagtcctgaaacctagaaggcccagtctctccagaacatcagatagtttcatcccTCTACCGCAAAgattgacagacctttccaacctgaaaaagttggaatggccacaacccaaacacccctaaagagagggatagaaaaatcaaatgcgatggtggagtcatacagagaagacatattaacaaatgaatatgattgctgaatcattaaattgatgtcttttttagtctccagtatcttagagcagctagaaatagaaacctaaaattgtggagttgtaacccatgtcagactctgaaatatgttctacaactaattgtggtggtgtgttttgaagtgtattgcttttttgtatatatgttatatttcataaaaaaataaaaaagccaattgtgatgataaaaagaaattttatgccctctagcctcctatattctgaagcagttagaaagaaaaatgtgagggGTTGGTATAGTAGCCTTTGACAAATGctgggagctgtcctgtaactacttgttgaagagtgtcttgaaaactattgcatttttctttctttgcttttatatgttatattaaaaatttaaaaaaagttttaaaaaagagaacagcTTGTAGTTTTACAAATTAGGTGAAAGATACCAACACATTTACCACCTCAGTGACAAAGAGGAAAATTACATGATGCATTGAGAAAGCTGGGAAGGTCTATTGTAAAGCAAAGAGCATGATGCAAGGTGGAGGCTATTCATGGTCATTCAAAtaaattcagctttttaaaacaaaGGTGCCCATAAACCCAGCAAGTTTACAGACTAGACTGGGAACAAAACAGAGGATGTAAATTAGGGCAGTGATATGATTGAGTTCAACAGAATGTATTTGGGATAATATTTACATTCATTTAATGGTCAGGTAGATATAAATATGTGGaggtatatttttatatatacccaCATTAAAAGCTTATGCTGAGGATCACATTTAGAGATTTATGAAAGTGGATACTTGGATATATTTGAAGGTTACTGAAATAAACTTGGAAGCAATTAAAGTCATAACAGGGAAATCATTGAGTGGGTAATATCTACTGAATTATAGTATGCCTTGGAAACACTTATATGGCATTGAAGTAGAAGAACAAATATTGGGTGGTTTCTATTTATATGTAACAGGATTTGGACTAAACTCTACCTGGATTATTAAATTTAACATTCACAACAACCAAGTAAATAAGGAACCCTTGTTATCACTCttgtacaggtgaggaaactgtcACTTCACATAGCACACTCGAGTGTATAAGTATTGCCCTAGATAACCATCTAGTTCTTAACAGAATTGTGCTTTGAACTCACACACTCTTGACTCAAAGACCACTAGCCAGAACCACTGCAATAGGGCAAAGTGCAGGAGGCCAAAATTGACACTTGTGAAAACTGGTGATGATTCAAACTGGTGTCAAGTTGAGAACAGGAATTCTGGCTAATATCAGTGTTTCCAGGAAAGTAATAAGAACAGAGATTAATACACACCCACAAAAAAGTACAATTTGAGAATGGTAGAAAGAGTAAAGGATTTGGAGAAGCACTATCACATTTTTGAAAAGTACTTTAGtaattttattcagcatttaCCAATGCCAAACATTGTTTTTAAGCACTatgtataaatcaatttatttaattcttactgTAAATTATGAAGTTCTTAAACATACAGTTTAGGTAAAAAACAGAGgtttaaacaaaaatgaaaagtagaAGAGGTATATTTCATATCAAGGCAGTTTGGCTCCAGAATCTATATGTTATCTAACATAAAAACcctaagaaagaaattagaatgaCAAATAGGATTGAATACAATGTATTTCCAAGCAGGCCCTGGGACCACATGAAAATAGATAAGTAAGATATttagtgataaaaatattttcttaaatatatatacatatatatacacacatgcagagacatatatatatatatatatatatatatatatatatatatatatatatcttttcctTCATAGCATTTTCAGTTTATTCATATCTGTGATTAATATGTTAcacatattttgaagttttttttgtatgtttttcttgAAACAACTAgcataatgtatataaaatgcttaAGTAATATTACATCAGTGATCTTTGTAAAGGAAATACTACTGTAATATCCTCATACAAATGTGCATTTTTCTCTATTGTGTTCAAATGTAGGCACTGTTTCAATTATGTAACCATATGTGTAGGCATAAACGGAGCATGAAAGCTTTGTTATACCCAAATACAAACACTCACAGAAGAAGTTCCATAAGCTACAGAAGTTGAATCTGAacctttttcttttatcaaaatattttagccTTATTTCATGTACATAAATTTAGAGAGGTAAATGACACATATTATATTCTTGGGAGTAGTTATTTAACACAATGTTTCTTAAGTAAACAGAACAGAAAGACACTGATAAGTGATTTTTCCTTAGAAATTTGACTCTCTGTTTAGCAATCTCTTCAGGGCTCCTTTCACATCCTTGTTCCTCAGAGTATATATGAGAGGATTGAGGGTGGGAGTCACAACTGTGTAAAAGAGGGTGAGGAACTTGCCCTGGCTGTGGCCATAGGATCGCTTTGGTTGGATGTAAATGGCTGAGCTGGTCCCAAAGAAAAGTGACACCACTAATAGATGGGAGCCACAGGTCCCCAGGGCCTTGCGCCAAGCTTGGACTGACTTAATTTTTACCACTGCTTGAACAATGAGTCCATAGGAGATCAATATCAAGGTCATTGGGAGAAGGAGCAGCACTAACGTGGCCATAAAGAGCTGGACTTCATTCGCATGGATGTCAATGCAAGCCAGCTTTATCATGGCGGGCACTTCACACAGGAAGTGGTAGAGATGGCGATGCCCACATCGGGGAAGCCGAAGAGTGATGGTGCTCTGGATGAGAGTGTTTCCTACACCACTGAGCCATGCTATTCCTGCTAAGCCCTTGCAGAATGATGGGTGCATGATAGAGGTGTAACTGAGAGGTCTACACACAGCCACATAGCGGTCAAATGCCATGATAGTAAGGAGAACACATTCGGTGGAACCCAGCGACAGGGACACATAGAGTTGTATGGCACAGCCAGTGTATGTGATGGTCTTGGCTGGTCCCTTCAGGTTCCACAATAGCTGTGGGGCAATGCTGGTAGTGAAGCAAAGGTCAAGAAAGGAGAGATTTGTGAGGAAGAAATACATAGGTGTGTGGAGTTTGGAGTCCAGACAGGAGACCAGGATGATGGCTGTGTTGCCGACGAGGGTCAAAAGATAGGATATCAAGACCACGACAAAAAGAATTACCTCCAGTTGTGGTTGATCTGAGAATCCCAGCAAAACAAAATCTCCACCAGAGGTtaaattgattttctccatttgccTGTCATAATAAAACAGAATAATGGGCATTAGGacttaaattaagaaaaatataactatatttatttatttgcagtgtACATTAATATTTGATGTAAACTTCTAgatgaagtttttttttgtagctttcacaaatgagggaaaacaattcattatttttaaaaagttgagctTAAATGAAGCCATTCTtttgtattaatatttttgtctcaataaacatttaaccagtttctctcttcttcttgagACCATTATCTATTCCACAATTTCTGATAAATATTATTGAATACAATCTACTTCAAGTGCAAGAGAagctgggtgcacaggtggttcagtggtagaatgctcgccctgcatgcgggagacctgggttcgattcctggaccatgtactccccatcccccccaaaaaagtacaaGAACTCTGAGCATGAGCATCTGCACAATACTCTTAGTGGGAACAACAATAGGACATGAATAAGGAGACTGTGAAATACTAAATATATTATGAGTGATCATTGTCCTTTGTTACAGATAATAGTATACAGAAATATGAAGAGAAATGACTACTGAGtgaggaaaataatttgaatatactTTGTGTGTTATATTTCTTATAGATAAGGTAGGTTGTGTATCTGACAACAAATTATCTGATCTGAGAGTGACTGAGATCAAACATGGGCCAGTTGGAGCACAGAGTGAAGTGAAATGGTATAATATTAACAAGTTGTTGTCAATTATAATATTATATCTCTTTAAGTTGGTGAATGAGATATCTCTGGTATATTTACATAAGAATGTGTAAGCTAACTCAGGCATGCACAGATTTCCTGAGATAGATAGCAATAAAGTATATTCCATAAAAATACGATAAAAATCACCTACAAAAACTTCATAAATAAGACCAGGACTGCATTTGGAAAAGTcatgaaaagtaaaatacatGTGAATCAGCTCATTTTACATTCTtctgtagagaaaaaaaaaacagctgacaTTATATATTCCAccatacttctttatttactgttttgtATGATATTTCACCTTTGCCTTTAACTTAACTGCAGCTATAATAGTATCtgactaaatatttttataaggaaTAATGAAAAAAGGATTAAGTTGTACtttaaatagaaagaataaaattttaaaattttaaattcaggaGCTGAATGTTCAGATTCTATTAGCTTATAAATAATTCTTTACAGAAACTTGAAAATCAGCCTATATAGATTCCCTCATGCTTCCTATTTCTAATGTTGCTTAATGTAAAATGTGAATTTATCCTCAATTGTTGTGGATTTGCTTTAGTAGTTAAAATCGTAgttcagggtgcacgggtggttcagtggttagaatgcccaccttccgtgtgggagacccgggtttgatttctggaccatacaccccctaaaaaaaaatcatgtttcaaTTAATTCAAATACTCTACTTCTGAGATAAAATGGGAGACTACAAATGGTTTCCATCACCTCCAGAAAATAACACAATCTACAtgctttaaaactataaaattcattcatttcccagagcctgcccataccaataaatatataaaattcatcTTCATTTTCAGAATAGAACATTTCCCTAAGTAAAAATTTATATGTTCCCTAACTGTCATATTCAGAAATCTTGTAATTAGGTATTTCCTAATTGttattaaatttcaaattcaCTTGATCTGATTTGGAAACAGCTCAAGAAATgacattttctgattttcagaTCATACAAAGTAAAATAACATTAATGTAAGAGCTGATATGTGTCCTACTTATGTTAGAATCGGCAATGAAgccaaataataaaattaatctcTAAATTCACTTGATCTGATTTGGAAACAGCTCAAGAAATGACATTTTCCAATTTTCAGATCATACAAAGTAAAATAACATTAATGTAAGAGCTGATATATGTCCTACTTATGTTAGAATCAGCAATGAAGCCAAATAATATAATTAATCTCCCCATATCTTTCCTTGCAATattctaaatgatttttaaagtactgGATTATGAGGAATCATGCAAGGAGGTCCTACCACTACGAACCATACCTTGGTTGATATTTTATGTTCATGTGGAATAGTAATGACTCTCTCCATCCAATAGAACAAACTTAGTAAGATAAAGTGAGATGTGGATGCATCACCCTTTTTCCATGGTTCAAGTTTGAGAGTGACAGCTTAACAGATCTGAGGACAGTGATCAAAGATTGGAGTTTGGGGTTTGAAATGAGTGTATAAAATTTTAATCCAGCAAAGATTTAAAGGACATTTTTTGCCCTACctaacattttacaaaatctgaAATTTGAACAACAGCCATCAAGTGTTGTTTGGAAGAGAAATCCCTAGAGGAATATCCTTTTCCTTTTGATAAAAACATCAAGAATTTTCTCTCTCacagagttttttttaattcttccacTCTACAAATAGTAACAATTTCATCTGAGGTAGGTTCATGAATGTCAGACAGAATTCCTGAAATGAGGTCTGAGGAGAGACAAAGTGAGCCATGGAAGAAAGGAGCTGAGCCAGTCAATGTTGACCCAGTATAACTGGCACCAACGCAAGAGGGAAGAAGATGTGGTGAGATGAGAAAATAAGATAGGTGACTCCAATGTTATAAATCAACCCCCTTCTCCCTTTTACCTTTCCCAATGTGtagtgaagaagaaaaacagtgaCGTGAGTTTAACATAACAGTTTCTTTCCTGAAGTCATTGTCACTGCCCAGCACCCAAGAGCAAGGCTGACATAAATATTTCTTCAGCAATATTCTCTGGAGAGAGACACATTGAAAGTGAGAGCTACAGAGGATACAGATTCCCTTATGAACTTGGAGATCTGTATCTCTAAGTTGCTAATTAATATGGAGTTGTATAGTGTCCAGAGCAGAGTTTTCTCACAAAAAAGCAGGAACAAAAGCATTTCTCAACTGGACATTTGTTGTATCTCCAGTCAGGAGTTAGCTTTATAGTTGAGTGAATGAACCTGGTTTCTgttttataaacaaatattttcattaacaatgacagacatttttccatttcaataagCATTAACCATAACACTGGTGATTGAATAGTGCATCATTATGAGGATGTACCACATTATTTGAATCATTCCATATTATTggtcattatttttgtttgtaatttGACTATAAATTCTAAACACTATCAATTAATAGTTTTATAATTAGATGTGTGCCCACATTACTACGTATTTACTTATGGATTATGTGTAAGCCAGAGATAtagcattttcatatttaaagGAGTTGAGAAATAACCCATATATTTTTCAATCCATGCACAAAGTTCCCCTGCCCAGTCAAATTCagtgataatattttttttataatctgCTAGGTGAAAAATTACACATCATTCTTGCTCTAATTAGTTGCATAAAGGCTTTCTAAAACAAGGTTTATACAAGTATTCATCTGTGTTTTCTCCCTATTCCCTTATTAAGGTTTATACTTTGCAATGAATTCTTTacatatttaatttccttaggTATATTTTAGTTAAATTGATGAGTGAGAGAAAATATTACCAAAATTGCTAGTGAATTGTTATTTACTGTATTGAATAATTTATCATTTCTTCATTGATTAGCAATACAGGATTTACCACATTTGATCATTTCAGGCACCTGTATTTGTATTTAAATTGATAATTTTTTCCAGCAATGTATCATTTCTAGAGATATACCTAGTAAATATATTAGTTCCTGCATATTCTATTCTGCTTCTCTTattgttttcagtgttttaatttcatATGCCTGTTTTTTACAAAGCATATGTATGGTGATTTTTCAGAATTGTTATCCAGTCACTGGATATCtaaatgtatatgcatgtatatgcaGGCATATTTATGGGTGTAAATATGTATGTGATATATACAGAATATACTCATATTCCCCTCTCAACTatcctttaatctttattttcttagggAAGTGTGTTACCATACCACGTGATTGTTCATGTATCATATTACTTGTATATTTCTAATAGCTTCATTTTCAtgtttctgttctaatttttattaataaagttttataatttataatattattttagtaGATAGCACATTTTGTCATTTACAAAACCTTATCTTTTTACTATTCAATAGTCTGGCCTTGAGCTCTACTTTTTACTTAATCTCTTTTGCATTTGTGAATTTGGTTAATCtttttatgctatatatatatagtgtctatgttcatttatttttttcaatgcaaAGTTACAgaggttcattcttttttttttttcatagtttttcaaaatagaaatccAGTGCCAGTATGATTTCCCTTATTTTTAGGcaatctgctttctctttctggaattttagggtttcttttttatccttggAGTTCAGAGGATATACTGGAATTTTACAAGTGGCTTtccattttacaatttttattttatgaattttaatgcatgatttaaagttgaaaaatacGATTTTTCAGTTCTCAGTATCTCTTAATTTTTCTGTCATAATTCctattttctattaatttatatTCTGGCTTACTTCAACTTAATTTGCCAAATTGTTAATTTATGTATTTAGTGATCTTTTACTAAATCATGGACAATCATGGCTTAACTTCCAAGAGTGCTTTTATGTTTTCTAGTTGCCACGTTTTCACACCAAGCTGAATTgctatatgtaaaatatttaaagacactGAGAGTTTGCAGTTTGTAAGAGTTTTTGTAAGAATATATAAAAGACCTTGAAGGTTTTAGAAGGGCCTTATTCCTTCTGTGTCTCCACCTTGTGTAACCAGTGGGATATATTGGGAAATAAACTTTAGCTGAAGAAAAGTAAACTGAAATTGTTGCAGAAATGGATGTGTTATAGTGTCActctaggcaaaaaaaaaaaaaaaaaaaaaaaattagtcattaCTTCTATTACTTCTATTTCACATTGTACTAGAGATCCAAATTctctaagttaaaaaaaacagagaagacagcAATGACTAAAAGAagacaaatagattgaaaagaaaaaaaatcactatttatAGAGAACATTTTGAGGCatgtagaaaaattttaaaatgtacaaatgttagaatttaagagtgagaagacaaTACGTAACAGTACATGTAGTGTGATTTCActgagataaaatttaaaatcaggcAAAAGAAAACTGTAGGTAAAAATAGTGGTTATGTTGGGTGGTTTGCTGTATTTAAGCAAAAATGAAAGTATTCTGGTGTTCAGGTTGCAGGAATTCATAGGATCTGATCCCTTATTGAACTGGATAAGTCTACACTCTGCTCTTTCGATTGTGATTCTAATTATCTTAATCTATTAAATATACCTATTCACTATCTTCCACACATAATTTACCCCTTTTTTGaacattaaaaatagcaaaatatttcttatatttagtaAAAGGACCATATTTATGcattttgagttgtttctaaATCCATCTGACAACTAATTTTCAAGAAGGATCATTAATTTTAGCTGCATATAAtcaggtttttattttatatccacCAATGCCTGTACACCAGTTTCCCCATATTTGTATACAATGTCTACTTTCATCTCATTTTTTACATTGTGACATATACTGTACTGGGTCCAGTTTCAGGATCCACTCAAAGTTATATGTGAAAGAAGCATTTCTTATGCACACCTTAATTTGACCCACTCACCtcttctgaaatttctttttttttgttctttttattttcatacctAGAGATTTACACTTGCTAatgatatccaattttccttctattttttttttttgcatggacaggcaccaggaaatgaacctgggtctctggcatggcagcacCGTTGCCCacaattttccttcttaatcttaaatgcatatttctaTGACAGGGTTTCTTCAAGTTTCTTCCACTAACTTATTTGAACAAGATGTTAACAAATGTTCAACAAATTATTTGGGGATATTCTGGAGGAATCTAATGAAAACTTGCATATCCTTAACCATATCAATGTAATCTGTGAATTTCTATAAAGAGTATAGACACAGTTTCTCAAACTTATTTGACTAGGGAAACTTTGGAAAAATCTGTAAAATgctgatcaaataaaaaaattgttgCTACTAATGTTCTCTTGTAGGCTTCTTGAAACAGAACCTACTATGAAAACTtatccttt is drawn from Tamandua tetradactyla isolate mTamTet1 chromosome 5, mTamTet1.pri, whole genome shotgun sequence and contains these coding sequences:
- the LOC143683157 gene encoding olfactory receptor 2G3-like; this translates as MEKINLTSGGDFVLLGFSDQPQLEVILFVVVLISYLLTLVGNTAIILVSCLDSKLHTPMYFFLTNLSFLDLCFTTSIAPQLLWNLKGPAKTITYTGCAIQLYVSLSLGSTECVLLTIMAFDRYVAVCRPLSYTSIMHPSFCKGLAGIAWLSGVGNTLIQSTITLRLPRCGHRHLYHFLCEVPAMIKLACIDIHANEVQLFMATLVLLLLPMTLILISYGLIVQAVVKIKSVQAWRKALGTCGSHLLVVSLFFGTSSAIYIQPKRSYGHSQGKFLTLFYTVVTPTLNPLIYTLRNKDVKGALKRLLNRESNF